From one Streptomyces sp. NBC_01478 genomic stretch:
- a CDS encoding AAA family ATPase translates to MDPTTDNAGITGNPDTARASLESLRAEIAKAVVGQDPAVTGLVVALLCRGHVLLEGVPGVAKTLLVRALASALELDTKRIQFTPDLMPSDVTGSLVYDTRSAEFRFQPGPVFTNLLLADEINRTPPKTQSSLLEAMEERQVTVDGTPRPLPDPFLVAATQNPVEYEGTYPLPEAQLDRFLLKLTIPLPSRQDEIDVLTRHAEGFNPRDLHAAGLRPVAGPADLEAARAAVAKTTISPEITAYVVDICRATRESPSLTLGVSPRGATALLATSRAWAWLTGRDYVIPDDVKALALPTLRHRVHLRPEAEMEGVTADSVINAILAHVPVPR, encoded by the coding sequence ATGGACCCGACCACTGACAACGCCGGGATCACGGGGAATCCGGACACCGCCCGAGCCTCCCTCGAATCCCTGCGCGCCGAGATCGCCAAAGCCGTGGTCGGCCAGGACCCCGCCGTGACCGGTCTCGTCGTCGCCCTCCTCTGCCGCGGACACGTTCTCCTGGAAGGAGTCCCCGGAGTCGCAAAAACGTTGCTCGTCCGCGCCCTCGCGTCCGCACTCGAACTCGACACCAAGCGCATCCAGTTCACCCCCGACCTGATGCCGAGCGACGTCACCGGCTCCCTGGTCTACGACACCCGCTCCGCCGAGTTCCGCTTCCAGCCCGGCCCGGTCTTCACCAACCTGCTCCTCGCGGACGAGATCAACCGCACCCCTCCGAAGACCCAGTCGTCCCTCCTCGAAGCCATGGAGGAACGCCAGGTCACGGTCGACGGCACCCCGCGCCCGCTCCCCGACCCGTTCCTGGTCGCCGCGACACAGAACCCCGTCGAGTACGAGGGCACGTACCCCCTCCCCGAGGCCCAACTCGACCGCTTCCTCCTCAAACTGACGATCCCTCTCCCCTCCCGCCAGGACGAGATCGACGTCCTCACCCGCCACGCCGAGGGCTTCAACCCACGCGACCTGCACGCCGCCGGCCTGCGCCCCGTCGCGGGCCCGGCCGACCTCGAAGCAGCCCGCGCGGCCGTCGCCAAGACGACGATCTCCCCCGAGATCACCGCCTACGTAGTCGACATCTGCCGCGCCACCCGCGAATCGCCGTCCCTCACTCTCGGCGTGTCCCCGCGCGGCGCCACCGCCCTCCTGGCCACCTCGCGCGCGTGGGCCTGGCTCACGGGCCGCGACTACGTCATCCCCGACGACGTGAAGGCCCTGGCACTCCCCACCCTCCGCCACCGCGTCCACCTGCGCCCCGAGGCCGAGATGGAGGGCGTGACGGCGGACTCCGTCATCAACGCGATCCTCGCCCACGTCCCGGTCCCCCGCTGA
- a CDS encoding DUF58 domain-containing protein — MALTGRAALLAALGSLPVGIWEPGWTGILAVNAPLALACACDFALAAPVRRLSLTRSGDTSVRLGESADVTLTVTNPSRRPLRARIRDAWPPSSWLPGTEFAASRHRLTIPPGERRRLTTRLRPTRRGDRHADRVTIRSYGPLGLLTRQGTHTVPWAVRVLPPFTSRKHLPSKLARLRELDGRTSVLTRGEGTEFDSLREYVPGDDTRSIDWRATARQTTVAVRTWRPERDRHILLVLDTGRTSAGRVGDAPRLDASMDAALLLAALASRAGDRVDLLAYDRRVRALVQGRTARDVLPSLVNAMATLEPELVETDARGLAATAIRTAPRRSLIVLLTSLDTAPLEEGLLPVLAQLTQRHTVLVASVADPHIAHMATARGNTDAVYEAAAAARAQTERDRTAEKLRRAGVTIVDATPDDLAPKLADAYLALKSAGRL; from the coding sequence ATGGCCCTCACCGGACGCGCCGCCCTCCTCGCAGCCCTGGGCTCCCTCCCCGTAGGCATCTGGGAGCCCGGCTGGACAGGCATCCTGGCCGTCAACGCCCCCCTCGCACTGGCCTGCGCCTGCGACTTCGCCCTGGCCGCCCCGGTACGCCGCCTGAGCCTCACCCGCTCGGGCGACACCTCCGTACGCCTGGGCGAATCCGCCGACGTCACCCTGACGGTCACCAACCCGTCCCGCCGCCCCCTCCGAGCCCGCATCCGCGACGCCTGGCCCCCCAGTAGCTGGCTCCCCGGTACAGAATTCGCCGCATCCCGCCACCGCCTGACGATCCCGCCCGGCGAGCGCCGCCGCCTCACCACCCGCCTACGCCCCACCCGCCGCGGCGACCGCCACGCAGACCGAGTGACCATCCGTTCCTACGGCCCCCTCGGCCTCCTCACCCGCCAGGGCACCCACACGGTCCCCTGGGCGGTACGCGTCCTGCCCCCGTTCACCAGCCGCAAGCACCTCCCCTCCAAGCTCGCCCGTCTGCGCGAACTCGACGGCCGCACCAGCGTGCTGACCCGCGGCGAAGGCACAGAATTCGACAGCCTGCGCGAATACGTCCCCGGCGACGACACCCGCTCCATCGACTGGCGCGCCACCGCCCGCCAGACCACGGTCGCGGTACGCACCTGGCGCCCCGAACGCGACCGCCACATCCTGCTCGTCCTCGACACCGGCCGCACCTCAGCGGGCCGCGTCGGCGACGCCCCCCGCCTCGACGCCTCCATGGACGCCGCCCTGCTCCTGGCAGCCCTCGCATCCCGCGCCGGCGACCGCGTGGACCTCCTCGCCTACGACCGCCGAGTCCGCGCCCTGGTCCAGGGCCGCACGGCACGCGACGTACTCCCGTCGCTGGTCAACGCGATGGCGACACTCGAACCGGAACTCGTCGAAACAGACGCCCGAGGCCTGGCAGCCACCGCGATCCGCACGGCCCCCCGCCGCTCCCTGATCGTCCTGCTGACAAGCCTCGACACGGCCCCGCTCGAAGAGGGCCTGCTCCCCGTACTGGCCCAACTCACCCAGCGCCATACGGTCCTGGTGGCATCCGTGGCAGATCCCCACATCGCGCACATGGCCACGGCTCGTGGAAACACGGACGCGGTCTACGAGGCCGCGGCTGCGGCACGCGCTCAGACCGAACGCGACCGCACCGCGGAAAAACTCCGCAGGGCCGGCGTCACCATCGTCGACGCAACACCGGACGATCTGGCGCCAAAACTCGCGGACGCGTATCTGGCTCTCAAGAGTGCGGGACGCCTGTAA
- a CDS encoding DUF4350 domain-containing protein translates to MTAEATLPATSASPTARQVWTRARGIVLVLVLLLAAAVAIAAIRSDARHGALDPRSADPYGSRAVAELLGDRGVSTRVVTTLAQARAAAGPDTTLLVAVPDLLTKRQQSGLHTAFANSGSRTVLVAPGAASLGRLAPEVTADSGPSFDSTLSPDCSLPAAQRAGSAQTGDYRYTTTATDADECYPSDGRPTLLRLPDASTGGDTVVIGAPDIFFNKRLDKQGNASLALQLLGSRPHLVWYLPSLSDTSATDSGSQSFFDLLPSGWLWGTLQLFIAAAVAALWRARRLGPLVPEKLPVAIRASETVEGRARLYRKANARDRAANALRSTTRTRLAPLVGVPVSQAHSPEALLPALSAHLHGDGQTLHALLFGPPPSDDAALIALADQLDALEREVRRS, encoded by the coding sequence ATGACCGCGGAGGCCACGCTCCCCGCCACCTCGGCCTCGCCGACCGCCCGCCAGGTGTGGACCCGCGCGCGTGGCATCGTCCTCGTGCTCGTGCTCCTCCTGGCGGCCGCCGTGGCGATCGCCGCGATCCGCTCCGACGCCCGGCACGGCGCCCTCGACCCGCGCTCCGCCGACCCCTACGGCAGCCGCGCCGTAGCCGAACTCCTCGGCGACCGGGGCGTGTCCACACGCGTGGTCACCACCCTGGCCCAAGCCCGCGCCGCGGCCGGCCCGGACACCACCCTGCTGGTCGCCGTCCCCGACCTGCTGACCAAGCGTCAACAGTCCGGCCTGCACACGGCGTTCGCGAACTCCGGCAGCCGTACGGTCCTCGTCGCCCCCGGCGCGGCGTCCCTGGGCCGGCTCGCCCCCGAGGTCACCGCGGACTCCGGACCCAGCTTCGACTCGACACTCTCCCCCGACTGCTCCCTGCCCGCCGCCCAGCGCGCAGGGAGCGCGCAAACCGGCGACTACAGGTACACGACCACCGCCACCGACGCCGACGAGTGCTACCCCAGCGACGGACGGCCGACCCTGCTGCGGCTCCCGGACGCGTCCACGGGCGGCGACACCGTGGTCATCGGCGCGCCCGACATCTTCTTCAACAAACGTCTCGACAAGCAGGGCAACGCCTCGCTCGCCCTCCAACTCCTCGGCTCCCGCCCCCATCTGGTCTGGTACCTCCCCTCGCTGTCCGACACCTCGGCCACCGACTCCGGCAGCCAGAGCTTCTTCGACCTGCTCCCCTCGGGCTGGCTCTGGGGCACCCTGCAACTGTTCATCGCGGCAGCCGTGGCCGCCCTGTGGCGGGCACGCCGACTCGGCCCCCTGGTGCCCGAAAAACTCCCCGTGGCGATCCGCGCCTCCGAAACCGTCGAAGGCCGCGCCCGCCTCTACCGCAAGGCCAACGCCCGCGACCGCGCGGCCAACGCCCTGCGCTCCACCACCCGCACCCGCCTCGCCCCCCTCGTAGGCGTCCCCGTCTCCCAGGCGCACTCACCCGAAGCCCTGCTCCCCGCGCTCTCCGCCCACCTCCACGGCGACGGACAGACCCTGCACGCCCTCCTCTTCGGCCCGCCGCCCAGCGACGACGCGGCCCTCATCGCACTTGCCGACCAACTCGACGCCCTCGAAAGAGAGGTACGCCGTTCATGA
- a CDS encoding DUF4129 domain-containing protein — MSLAGGVLTAVPEALPRAVESAAGTLLRAHGTVVRSSALSGDEPPVTIPRDPAREAARRELSKQMYHENDPSLAQRALDAISDWVDKLFSRASEAAPGGTLGLVVVILAVLAVGAALWWRLGTPKRQPVSAAALFEDGPRSAAEHRAAAEAHAAQGHWNPAVQERMRAIVRALEERALLDVRPGRTADEAVAEAGRALPSHTTELRAAAAHFDDVTYGGRDASEQSYRRIADLDRDLERTRPVLTSSAHSTAHHTSQGAAE; from the coding sequence GTGAGCCTGGCGGGGGGAGTTCTCACAGCGGTACCCGAAGCACTGCCGCGCGCCGTCGAATCGGCCGCAGGAACGCTGCTGCGCGCCCACGGCACGGTCGTACGGTCGTCGGCCCTCTCGGGCGACGAGCCGCCGGTGACGATCCCGCGCGACCCCGCGCGGGAGGCGGCCCGGCGTGAACTGTCCAAGCAGATGTACCACGAGAACGACCCCAGCCTGGCGCAGCGGGCCCTGGACGCCATCTCGGACTGGGTCGACAAACTCTTCAGCCGGGCATCGGAGGCGGCACCCGGCGGCACGCTCGGCCTGGTCGTCGTCATCCTGGCCGTCCTCGCGGTCGGAGCCGCCCTGTGGTGGCGCCTCGGCACCCCGAAGCGCCAACCCGTCTCCGCCGCCGCCCTGTTCGAGGACGGCCCCCGCAGCGCCGCCGAACACCGCGCGGCCGCCGAGGCACACGCCGCCCAGGGACACTGGAACCCCGCCGTGCAGGAACGCATGCGTGCCATCGTCCGGGCCCTGGAGGAACGGGCCCTGCTCGACGTCCGTCCCGGCCGCACAGCCGACGAAGCCGTCGCCGAAGCCGGCCGCGCACTGCCCTCGCACACGACCGAACTGCGCGCCGCAGCCGCACACTTCGACGACGTGACGTACGGCGGACGCGACGCGAGCGAGCAGTCGTACCGGCGCATCGCCGACCTGGACCGAGACCTGGAGCGCACCAGGCCGGTCCTCACCAGCAGCGCCCACAGCACGGCCCACCACACCAGCCAGGGGGCCGCCGAATGA
- a CDS encoding stage II sporulation protein M — protein sequence MDLDVFVSAHRAEWDRLDALLRRRRRLNGAEADELVALYQRTATHLSLIQSSAPDPQLTGRLSQLVARARSAVTGTRRASWRDVTRFLGHSFPAAVYRARHWWVPTALLSTVVAILLGWWIGTHPEVQSSIAAPSQLRDLTRPGGEYETYYSSHPAAAFAAQVWTNNAQAAAMCLVLGVFLGLPVLWILFENMLNLGVGIGLMSSAGRLDTFLGLILPHGLLELTAVFVAAGTGMRLGWTVIDPGPRSRRTALAEEGRAAVGMAIGLALVLFVSGAIEGFVTPSGLPTWARIGIGILAEGAFLTYVYVLGGRAVRAGETGDVEAAERSSSVPTAA from the coding sequence ATGGACCTCGACGTCTTCGTCTCGGCCCACCGAGCCGAGTGGGACCGCCTCGACGCGCTGCTCCGCCGCCGGCGTCGCCTCAACGGCGCCGAGGCCGACGAACTCGTCGCGCTGTATCAGCGCACGGCCACCCATCTCTCCCTGATCCAGTCCAGCGCCCCGGACCCCCAGCTCACCGGTCGGCTCAGCCAACTCGTGGCACGCGCGCGTAGTGCCGTGACAGGAACCCGTCGTGCCTCCTGGCGCGATGTCACGCGCTTCCTGGGGCACAGTTTTCCGGCCGCCGTGTACAGAGCACGCCACTGGTGGGTCCCCACCGCACTGCTGTCGACCGTCGTCGCGATCCTTCTTGGCTGGTGGATAGGCACCCACCCAGAAGTGCAGTCCTCCATCGCGGCCCCGAGCCAACTGCGCGACCTCACCCGCCCTGGTGGCGAGTACGAGACCTACTACTCGAGCCACCCGGCGGCGGCCTTCGCGGCACAGGTCTGGACGAACAACGCCCAGGCCGCCGCGATGTGCCTGGTCCTAGGCGTCTTCCTGGGCCTGCCGGTCCTCTGGATCCTCTTCGAGAACATGCTCAACCTGGGCGTCGGCATCGGCCTGATGTCGTCTGCGGGCCGGCTCGACACGTTCCTCGGCCTGATCCTCCCGCACGGCCTGCTCGAACTCACGGCGGTCTTCGTCGCCGCCGGCACAGGGATGCGACTCGGCTGGACGGTCATCGACCCCGGCCCACGCTCGCGCCGCACGGCCCTCGCCGAAGAAGGCCGAGCAGCCGTGGGCATGGCGATCGGCCTGGCCCTGGTCCTGTTCGTCTCCGGCGCCATCGAAGGCTTCGTCACCCCGTCGGGCCTCCCCACCTGGGCCCGCATCGGCATCGGCATTCTCGCCGAAGGGGCCTTCCTGACGTACGTCTACGTCCTGGGCGGTCGTGCCGTACGCGCCGGTGAGACGGGCGACGTCGAGGCGGCCGAACGCAGCTCCTCCGTCCCGACAGCCGCCTGA